AAACCTTAATCTACAAAAAACTCACCTTACAGCAAGGGGTCTGAAGCTTATAATTAATGTGTCAAATGACTGGTTTCTACTGAAGTTAAGTTAATAAGGTCCAGGAATTTGTAATTAGATAATGTAAAGCGATGTTGTGGTAATTAGGTTTTACTGGAATTGAGTGAAAGAAATTGCAAGAAAGAAAAGCTATTTTTGACAATTTCTTAATGAGAAAATACGGGGGTTCTTTATGGCTGATCTCGGTATTCTAATTCTCAGAATAGTCTCAGGCATTACTATGGCTCTCTTTCACGGATGGGGGAAACTACTGGGAATAATAAACTTTCTAAGTGGCAAAGAGTGGAAATTTGTGGATAAAGTTGCAAACCTAGGACTTCCTCTTCCTGGCCTATTTGCAATTCTTACTGGACTTATAGAGTTCCTTTGTAGCATTCTCCTCCTATTAGGGTTATTTACCAGGATAAATGCATTGCTTCTAACATCTGTTATGATAGTTGCACTTTACTACAATATCCGCTCAGGCAATCCCTACGAACTTACCTTACTCTATCTTGCGATATTCATCTCCTTACTAATACTAGGCGGAGGCAAGTATTCACTTGATCATCTTCTTTACAAAAAGGGGAAAAGTTAATGAGAATACTCTCAAATTCTCTGAAAAGAACCCTATGGATAAAGTTTTCCATCATACTAATTACCAACTTTTCCTTTGGAATATATACAAAGAAACTTGATATAGACTTCTCTTCACAAACCTTTATAGAATCCACAACATCAAGTAACATTTCTTTCCACTATGGTAGCGGAGGGATATCCCTAAGCTACGCTATTAAGAGTATTTTCAACGGAACGGAAGCATTCGTAAGCTGGGTTGATAACATAAATGACAATCTTATTATTGCAACAGCAAACCCAAACAATATCTACAGCTACATTGGGGGAAAGCTAGAAAACATCGGTTCTGTTGCAAATCACTCAATGATAACTAAGTTAAAAGTCATTGATAATTCTCTTTTCATGCTAACTGGAGGTAAAGGAAGCATCTACCTCCTTAGCTTTCTAAATACTGAACCTTTGGTAACATTTGAGAATGGATACATCTGGGATGTTTTCAAGTTCAACAATAAGTATTATGCAATCTCTGGTAATAAGCCAGGTATTTACGAAGTTTCAAAAAACTTCTACAAACCAATCTTTGAAACAGAAAGTGAAAAACATTTCCTGGTTGCCCTGGTTGATAATGATAAGGTCTACATTGGTTCAAGTGGAACAGGTAGTATATACACCTTCAATGGTTATGATGTCAAGCCCTTCATCTCTCTCAAAGAAAGCGAAATAACTGACATAAAAAAATACAAAAACTTTCTAATCGTTTCTACCTACAATGTAATCTCATCATCTCAAACACAACAAGGAACATCCCAACAAGAGTCTAAAGCTACCCAAGTTTTACCAATAAACTTACTTAGAAATACCAAAGGAAATGTCTATAAAATAGACATAAACACAAAGAGAATAGAAACCCTTTTTAGCGAAGTTGGAATAACCTCACTTGAAATTGTTGATAACAAACTCTTTGCTACAACAATAGATGGCAAATTAGTAGAATACTCTCTTGACGAAAACAAATTCAAATCTTCCTTCTATGGTAGAAACTTCCTAAAAATCTTCAGATTTGGCAAAGATCTATACATCTCAAGTGCAAATCCTTCGGGGCTTGACATAATCAACCTTGACCAAATAGTTTTGACAGGCTACCTAGAAACAAAGGAGATAGATGTAGGGAAAGTTGACGCTTGGGGTAGAATTAAATACGATGGCAACATACCAAGTAGCACCTCGGTATCCATATTCATAAAAGGAGGAAATACACCAAAAGAAGATACAACATGGTCGGATTGGACTGAGGTCAAGGAGTTCATAACCCTTGATAAATACCAATACGTGAAAATCAAAGTTATCTTATCATCAAAAAATCCAAAAGTTTCACCACTTCTGAAAAGCATTTCCCTACTATATACTCCTAAAAACTCAAAACCTGAAATTTCATCTTTTACGGTGTCCCAGCAAGGAGAACTTTTAAATTTTGAATGGAAAAGCAGTGATCCAGATAATGACAAATTAAGGTATAGGCTATTTGTGCGTAACTACAACGAAAATGTGTGGCAAATCCTCAACAGGGACCCAATAACTGATACTAAATTTTCCATAAACAAATACTTCATCGGCAACGGAATTTTCAGTTTCATGCTCATCGCCGATGATTCCTTGACAAACCCCAAGGGATTTGAGATCTATACAACCAACTTCATTGAAAACTACACTGTTGATGCTTCTACCCCCTACGTCAATAGAGAAAGTATCAACGTAAAAAGATCTGAGAAGAAAGTTACTTTAGAATTCAAGATCTCTGATAACACCTCTCTAAAAGAGGTTCAATACTCCATCGATGGCATCAACTGGAACTATCTTCTACCCTTAGATGGAGTAATTGATAGTAGTTTAGAAACGTTTAGAATTGATCTTGAAAACGAGACGAGAGTGGTTTTATTGAAAATCACTGACGAATTTGGTAATACTATTACCGAGAGAATCTCCTTCTAGTCCCTGGGAGCATGATAATGGATGAAAAGACCAAAGCTGAGTTTGACTTGTACTCTAAATTCACTGTCACTCATGTCAAACCTTACACACCACCGGAATACGAAAGCGATATTGAATTAGGTGAATATTCCAAAAAACTGCTCAATAGATTGGGAATAACTCTTTATAAACATCAAGCAAGGGCAATAAAAGAATTCTGTAACGGTAATAACGTAGCTATAGTCACTCCTACCGCATCTGGCAAAACTCTACCCTACGTTATATCCTACCTTGAGGAGCTTTACAAAGACGAAAATTCGGTAGCACTATACATTGCCCCCATAAATGCTTTGATAAACGATCAAGCCAAAAAAGTAGGAGACTACATAAATACGGTTGCTCCTTTTGTTGAGGTTTATCCTCTCACCTCAGGAACAAGTGGGTCTATAAGAAGTAGAATAAAAAACAGGGGAGGGTTTGTTCTAACTAACCCCGAAATGCTTATTTACTCTCTAATACTGTATAACAAGAGCTGGGAAAGATTTTGGAAAAATCTTAAGGTAATAATAGTTGATGAAATACATGAAATGTCTGGAATTAAAGGATCACACTTTGGAAACTTGATACGTGTTGTCAATATGATGAATGATATATACTCAAACAACGCCCGTTACTTTGCACTGTCTGGAACAATTGGTAATCCAAAAGAATTCATAGAAAACATTTTTGGCAAAAAATTTGTGATAATTGACAAAAGCACATCTGGAAACAAGAAAATAGAGTTTTTGGTTCCTAACAAAACCTACACTAGTATCATGAGTCCAAACTCCTGGGTAATTGAAACTCTAAAAAGCTTCATACTCGGACTTTCAAAAAAGGTTCTAGTTTTCGTCAAATCCAGAAAGGCTGTAGAAAGAATTACTAAAGCTATAAGGAAGTCAGAGTTAGCTACGCTTGTAAGTCCCTACAGAGCTGGATACGAGCACAAGGACAGAATAGCAATTGAAAATATGTTCAAAAGCGGTAGAATAAAAGGACTTATCGCTACCTCCGCATTTGAAATGGGAATAGATATAGGAGATCTTGATGTAGTATGCGTCGTTGGATTTCCTTCCTCAAAAGTATCCCTAAGGCAAAGATTTGGTAGAACTGGAAGAACAAGAGATGGAACTGCAATATTTCTCCCGACTGAAAACATACTGGACAAGTATTACTATAACAATCCCAAAGAACTATTCTCAGACGAAGTTGAAGCTCTTAGCGCTAACGTGTATAACGATAGAGTAATAGGCTACTATATTGCCCTAGCAATAGTTGCATACAACGAAACACTAGAAGATCCTAAGAATTTCATTCAAGATAACCTAATAGAGAAATACTGGGGAATTGATGGGATATATACAACCGAAAAATTCATTGAGAAAAATAAAGACAAAAGCGAAATTGTTCACTTCACAAAAAGTATAAACTGCGAAAAATACTTCTTTACTCATCTCACAAAGCAAGATCTGAGAAGTATGATAAACCTCAGAGGAATAGGCAAAAACTTTTACATATATGACTCAAAGAATAACAAGAAGATAGGAGAAATAAACCTCAGCCACATCTTCTTGGAATGCCATCCTGGCGGAATATATATGCATATGGGAGATAGCTACGTAGTGGAAAAAATAGACTTTGAAAACAATCTTGTGGTAGTGAAACCTACTAATGAAGAAAGCTCAACTGAAGTTTTAGTTGATAAAGATATTGAAATCATCAGCACAATGAAAACCAAAAAATACAATGCTTTCTTCATTAATTACTGCAAACTAAGGGTCAAGGAGATTTACACTGGATTTCTAACTGTAAGATACGAACCCAAGATAGTCAACAACGAGATCATAAGAGAAAGGAAAGTTATAGGATACACAGAATACCCTACCCCTTATACTCTAGAGTATGATACCGAGGGAATAGTAATACTCTTCAATGGTAGCAAACTTAGAGAAATAGTAAAGTATGACGAGGACATAAAGTATATAAGGAGCAACAAGTCAATGGAGAATGTAAAGATAAACGAAGAGAACATTCTTCTTTCAGGCCTACACTCTGCAGAACACTCTATAATAGGAATGTATCCTACGGAAATAATCTGTAGCAGAAGCGAGCTAGGAGGGCTATCCTATGTAAGTGGTGGAATCCAACCTACAATAATAATATACGAAGCGATAGAAGGTGGCGTAGGGTATTCGGAACTAGCTTTTGACAAGCTTGATAAAATCATAAATAGGGCTTTGATCTCTGTAAAAAACTGTGCTTGCACAAATGATAGTGGATGTCCTGCTTGCATACAATCACCCAAATGTGGTAATGGCAACACTATTCTTTCCAAAAGAATGGGTGAGAAAGTTCTTAAGTTTCTATCAGACAACCTCAATAAACCTTCAGAAACTTCAGAAGAAAAAATCAACCCCAAAGTTGTAAAATACTCCATAGCTTACCTAAAAAGAGAACTTCCTCAGGTTGAAGAAAACGAAAAATACGCCCAGTATGACCTTCTTAAATACCCCCTTGAGAATTTCAAAAAACCCCTAGTCTTTGATCTTGAAACCCAGAAGTACTCCTACGAAGTAGGAGGTTGGGATAACGCTAAGGACATGCTTCTTGCAATAGCAGTTGTCTACGACATAAATAAAAATGAAACCCTTGTGTTTAATGAAAGCAACGTCAAAACACTCATAGACCTCCTATTCTCATCTGACATTGTCATAGGCTACAACACGAAAAATTTTGACTACAAGGTTCTATCTAGATACGACAGCAGATTTGAAGTAACAGATAGTGTCAAAAGCTTTGATATCCTAAACGATCTTCTTAAAAAACATGTTGGTGACACAAGAATATCTCTGGACAACCTGATAAGAAATAACCTCAATAGCAAAAAAAGTATCTCTAGCGAAGTTATACCACAGATATTTAGAGAAGGGAAAATAGATATGGTTATAAACCACTGTAAGGAAGATGTAGAATTTACATACAAGATAATGAAGAAAATCCTTGAAGATAGATATCTGAAATACGAGAACAGAGGAAAAATTTTCACCATAGAATTCCAAGAAGTTATATTTAGGTTTAAGCTATAATAACCCTAAAAGCTTTAGCCTGAGCACATTTATCTTAACCACCTAGTCGCAAGTTTCTTTAACCAATCCTTCTATCCTTGTTTCTAAATAGCATCCGTCAAGCACAAACTATACTTTGCACTAAACCTTTCAAGTGCTTGCTAAATCATTAAAAAGACTATTCACCAGTCCTGATAGAGAGTGTGAAAGAAATAAGGAAACTACACCTAGTTGTGAATCTTAGATTTTATTACAATTTTCGTGAAAAAGTTGAAAATGAAAACCCCCTAAAGTTATTATGAATCCATCACAACTTATGGAAGACAAATCACAAAACCAAAGGATATACCATCTTTTCGTTATAAAGACACTGATTTCATCAGCAATAGATGGGTGGGTTTTCCTAAGACTATTCTTAGGACAAGTTAGCCTAACCTCTATATACTTCACCCTCGGTATCGCAGTTTTAACACTACCTTTACTGAAGTTTCTGCTTATGATGACTCTCTGGAACAAACTTAGCAAAACCTACGTAACTATCTCTTTTCCCATATTCAACATAATCTCAAACTTTCTTCTGATAGGGATTTACTCCGCTATAATTCTCTTACTCAATATTGAATTCGCTGAAAGAATTGATCGTGTTCTAGTGTTTCTGCTTATAGTCTTACTATTTGAAACATCCATATCCTCGGGGATGATTCCATTTCTACTTGATTTTTCTAAAAAAAGGGAAAGTATTTCCAAACAGATACTGATCTCCTCCTCATTAATTTCAGCAATACTAATAGCTTTGATAACACTTATGGGAACAATTCCTTTTTTCTCCTGGGTGGACCAGGCAATTGCCTCAGTCGTAATCATCACTACACTGGTTATATCCTTAATAAAGGCTTACAGAATCTCTATCTGATGAGATGTGGTCAACAATTTCCTAAATTTGAGGGAAAACAGAAAAAAAGAAATTGCATCAGAAGAATTATACAAAGTAATGGAAAATCTAGAGAAGATCATAAACAACCAATACTCTTCAGCCGTTCTCTTAATAAAGACTGTAAACGAAATGAGAAAACTTCTGCAGTCTGTAGAAAGTGAGATAGATACAGCTATAGCTACTTTTGACCAGTCAAAAAAAGAGCTACTGAGAGTAGAAGAAATGATTGAGAGTGACATCAGAGAGCTTAAAACTGTAAATGAATCTATTAAAGAAATAGAGGGAGGAGTAAAAAATTTCTCTGACGAATTACACAGTATCTCAAGCCTAGCTAAAAATGCAGAGAACATTCTTTCACAACATCAACCTAGAATCAACATCTTTTCTTCTATTATCTCAGAAATAGTAGGATCTATGTCAGACTCCTTAAAGAACATGAAGAAATCTAGTGAAATGTTAGCTTATGTATTTAGGCTACTACCAGAAGTTATGGAGAGTTATCACTCGTTTAATAAGATGATCAACGACCTGAGAAAACTTGCAACAAAGCTAAACTCAATCAGGGTCTCATTTGACGTAGAGCTTACGAAAATGGAACTAAGCAAAGAAAACCAAGAAAAGCTTAAGGTAATATCTAGAAAGATAGACGAATTGTTTCTAAGCATTCAGGAAGTAATCAATACAATATTTATTGACGAAGAAAAGCTTTCAATAGAAAGCGAGATAAAATCCGTAATGTTTCAAGTAAATACCATTAGAGTTGAAGCAGAGAGATATATAGCTTCACTTCAGAAACTCCTCACTACTGCAAATGTTACGAAAAACTCTTTGGAAAACTCACGTAGTTTGTCTAATAAGATAAAAACTCAACACACTGATCTTGACAAACTACTCTCTGAGCTTAGAATAACATTAGAGAGAAACAATAGATTTGTTGAAGAAACAATCAAAGTTCTTGAGGAAATCACAAGTTTCATTTCAAAGCTGATAGGTGAGTATCAAGATCTAGAAAACCTCATAATCAAATACAGAGAATCCATATCTTCTGTAGAGGTAAGAGTACCTAAGTTTGTAGAAGATGTTTATGAGATCTAAATTCTTTGGAAGTTATACGTATCTGGTGCCTCTGCCCCTTATTCTACCCTTTTTCAGGAAACCATCGTAGTGGTGCACTATTAGTTGCGATTCTATCTGTGTCAAAGTATCAAGAGCAACGCCTACCATGATAAGTAGTGAAGTGCCACCCATAAGGTATGCTATGTAAGTTGGAACATTCAACGAGCCGTATATCAAGTTAGGCAATACTGCTATCAATCCAACTATTATAGACCCTGGGACCAAGACTCTGTTTATGGTATCGTTTAGGAACCTGAATGTTGGTTCTCCTGCTCTTATTCCTGGTATAAAACCACCATTTTTTTGAAGTGTTTCTGAGAGTTCTTGAGGGTTAAACTGTATGAAGGTGTAGAAGTAGGAGAAGAAAATAACAAGAAGCATATAGAGTACTATATACAGCCATCCCTCGTAAGACAACCATGTAGATATTGTTCTAATCACTGGTATATCGGTTCCACCAAAGAAGGTAATAATTTGCTGAGGAAAACTCATTACCGCAGATGCGAAAATTATTGCTACAACTCCTGCAGGGTTAAGCTTAAGAGGTATATAAGTGCTCTGACCACCATACACTTTTCTTCCAACCACTCTTTTGGCATAACTTACAGGTATCTTTCTTATAGATTGTTCAAACCAAACCACGAAAACTATTACTCCTAGGAACAGCAAAAGCACAAGTATCATTGTTATCTCAATAGTTCCTGTTCCTTGAAGTTGTCTATAGACGTTATAGACGGACTCAGGAATCCTAGCAACGATACCTGCCATAATTATCAGTGAAATACCGTTACCTATGCCCTTCTCTGTTATTTGCTCCCCCATCCACATCAGAAACATTGTTCCAGCAGTAACAGTTATCATGAAACTCAAATAGAAAAAGATAGTCTCTGGGTATAGAGAAAGACCAGTTCTAGCAAATATCTCAGACTTAAGCCCTCTGACAAAATATAAATTTAGTCCCCATGCCTCAATAATCGCAAGTGGCACAGTTCCTATCCTAGCATACTGCATTATTCTTCTCCTTCCATCCGGCTCCTTTGATATCCTCTCAAGGGAAGGAATCACATACACCAGCAACTGAGTTATAATGAGAGAGCTTATGTATGGCATCACTCCTAAAGCAAAAATACTTATGTTCGTTAAAGCCCCACCAGCAAAAAGGTTAAAAAATTCTAAAATTCCCAAGCTACTTTGTCCAAACCTTTCGTAATAAGACGCTAGAACTGAATAATCCACCCCGGGAACAGGTATCGTCGTGCCCACCCTGAAAACTATAAGAATGAATAGCGTAAACAATACCCTCTTCCTGAGAGACTCTATCTTAAAAATGTTCACAAAAGCCTTCAACATAAAAACTCCCCAGAATTTCCAACAAATTTTAAAAACTTCACAGATTTTCTTTCAATTTCCCTTCGGTACGAATTTTGCCAAAAATTCCGAAAATCCTTTAATATGTAGGAGGGTAATTATGCTAAAAAAAATACTTCTCACGTCACTCATACTATCTATCTCCGGCATATCCTTCGGAAGTTATGAGAGTGCATACGCAAAATATACAAAAGGCGATATCTCAGGATCCATATCAGAGATAACCAAGGACATATTTAGTGGTATAAAAGACTATAGATTACACCTTTTGATGGTGAAAATCTACAAAGATCATGTGAAGGATTACAAACAAGGGATAGAGTATGCAATAGAAGGAATAAGACTCTTCCCTGATAAAGAAAAAGAGTTTTCACTGGAAATTGGAGAACTTTATCATCTCTCCGGCAAATATGACAAATCCGAGCAAATACTTTTGGAATACAACGCTAAATATCCAGGAGACAGTAGATGCTTATTCTTAATAGGTAAAAACTACTTTTCTCAGGGTAAATACTACAAAGCAACGGTATCTATTGAATCAGCTATGGCTTTTGGCGGAAAAAGCATAGAAGCATACGAATACCTTGGCAAATCCTATAGAAAGGTAGGAAAGTATAACAAAGCTCTTGAAATACTATCATTGGTATACAACCAAACTAGAAAAGAAGAAATCCTGGGACTGATAATAGAGATCTCAAGTATAATTGATGTTGATTACTCCTCCTATCTGAACATAAAAAGATCTGTATCACTGCCTCAAGAAAAAAAATCAATTCCCGAAAATACAAGTAAAACCACAACCAAAAGAGAAAGTCAGCTATCCTCACCTCTACCCCTCCAAAGCAATAAAGTATCTGCAAATATAGGTTCTGCAACCTCAGAGACAAAATTTCAGGAAAGTGACACAACTTCTCCGAAAAATGAAACTTCCGTAAATAACAACGGCGATCAATCCGAGGAGAGTATAGAATGATAGACCTACATACTCACACATTCTTCAGTGACGGTGTTTTATCACCAAACGAACTAGTCCAAAGAGCAAGAAACCACGGATATAAGGCAATAGCAATAACTGACCATGTTGACATATCAAATGTAGAATTTGTTGTAAAAGAGATTGTAAACTTCTGCAAATCAATAAAAAACTACTATAGCGACATAATAGTAATTCCCGGTGTAGAGATAACACATGTCCACCCAGATCAAATAGATGAAGTTGCAGAATTATCAAAGAAACTAGGTGCAAAACTAGTTGTGGTTCACGGAGAAACCATAGTAGAACCTGTAGAAAAAGGAACAAACAGGAAAGCACTAGAAAGCAAATATGTAGACATTTTAGCACATCCGGGACTTATCTCAGAAGAAGAGGCAAAACTTGCCGTTGAAAACCAAAAGTATTTAGAAATAACAACCAGAAAAGGACACTCTATAACAAACGGACATGTAGCGAGAACATGCAAAAAACACAATGTAAGAATGGTAATAAATACCGACACGCATACACCAGATAACCTAATAACTGCAGACTTTGCTTACAAAGTTCTTATTGGCACAGGACTTGAACCTAAAGAGGCGGAAGAAGTCTTAAAAAACTCAGAAGATATTATAAAAAAACTATTCTGAAAATACCAGACCTTTACCTTCTCAAGATCTTCTCGGTTATCCTTGCAGCTCTGTCAGGCGGTAGCTTGGAAAGCAAAAATGATGAGATAGACAAAGTTCCTTCTCTTTCCGCAATCCTATCTATCTTTAGAAGAACATCCACTATCATATCATCATCCATATTCTCAAGAATTCTAGCAGCCGAGTCAGGAGGAAGAGAATTAACATAAGTTGCAACCTTTGTTACCTTATCATCGTAGCTTCTAAACATTCTCTGTTGTTGCTCTAGAGAGTTTCGTATCTCATCAACCATCGCTAACTTTTGCTGTAACTCTACCTCCCTAGCCATAATTTCTTTTTCCTTCTCCTCAACTTTTCTCTCCCTCTCATCAAGAGCTTTCTTAAGGTAATCAAGCTCTTGTTTATACCTAAGCAAACTCTCCTTCTCTATTAATTTCGGATCTTCCAACTTCTGCTCAAGATAACCCCTCACAAAAGGAAAATTATCGTATATGAAACTACGGTAGTCTACTATACCTAAAGTATCAAGCACCATGATAGCGATAGTTATGAGAGCAATATTACCAAAAAGAAGTATCAAAATCCTTCTACCCATACAGCTAAAGTTTAGAAGTATAGACAAAAAATTTTCAAGATAAAAGTTGCAAAAAAAACCATAAAAAGTGAAAAATACATAAATCCATGATTAAAAAATATCAAACTTCTACACTAAACTTCTTCCAAACACTAGCAGTAGATCAATACAAAATACTCATCAATGCACTCAAAAGCCGAATTGTACTAGCAGTATCACTAATACTCCTGTTTCTGACCCTCAGAGCCCTAAAATTCTTAGTCTTTCTATACTCAATCTCTGCTCCTTTACTCCCATCAAAATTCCTTTTCCTCTTACTCACGGGATACACTATCTACTTTCTAATCCTTAGAA
This genomic interval from Brevinematia bacterium contains the following:
- a CDS encoding DoxX family protein is translated as MADLGILILRIVSGITMALFHGWGKLLGIINFLSGKEWKFVDKVANLGLPLPGLFAILTGLIEFLCSILLLLGLFTRINALLLTSVMIVALYYNIRSGNPYELTLLYLAIFISLLILGGGKYSLDHLLYKKGKS
- a CDS encoding DEAD/DEAH box helicase; translated protein: MDEKTKAEFDLYSKFTVTHVKPYTPPEYESDIELGEYSKKLLNRLGITLYKHQARAIKEFCNGNNVAIVTPTASGKTLPYVISYLEELYKDENSVALYIAPINALINDQAKKVGDYINTVAPFVEVYPLTSGTSGSIRSRIKNRGGFVLTNPEMLIYSLILYNKSWERFWKNLKVIIVDEIHEMSGIKGSHFGNLIRVVNMMNDIYSNNARYFALSGTIGNPKEFIENIFGKKFVIIDKSTSGNKKIEFLVPNKTYTSIMSPNSWVIETLKSFILGLSKKVLVFVKSRKAVERITKAIRKSELATLVSPYRAGYEHKDRIAIENMFKSGRIKGLIATSAFEMGIDIGDLDVVCVVGFPSSKVSLRQRFGRTGRTRDGTAIFLPTENILDKYYYNNPKELFSDEVEALSANVYNDRVIGYYIALAIVAYNETLEDPKNFIQDNLIEKYWGIDGIYTTEKFIEKNKDKSEIVHFTKSINCEKYFFTHLTKQDLRSMINLRGIGKNFYIYDSKNNKKIGEINLSHIFLECHPGGIYMHMGDSYVVEKIDFENNLVVVKPTNEESSTEVLVDKDIEIISTMKTKKYNAFFINYCKLRVKEIYTGFLTVRYEPKIVNNEIIRERKVIGYTEYPTPYTLEYDTEGIVILFNGSKLREIVKYDEDIKYIRSNKSMENVKINEENILLSGLHSAEHSIIGMYPTEIICSRSELGGLSYVSGGIQPTIIIYEAIEGGVGYSELAFDKLDKIINRALISVKNCACTNDSGCPACIQSPKCGNGNTILSKRMGEKVLKFLSDNLNKPSETSEEKINPKVVKYSIAYLKRELPQVEENEKYAQYDLLKYPLENFKKPLVFDLETQKYSYEVGGWDNAKDMLLAIAVVYDINKNETLVFNESNVKTLIDLLFSSDIVIGYNTKNFDYKVLSRYDSRFEVTDSVKSFDILNDLLKKHVGDTRISLDNLIRNNLNSKKSISSEVIPQIFREGKIDMVINHCKEDVEFTYKIMKKILEDRYLKYENRGKIFTIEFQEVIFRFKL
- the secY gene encoding preprotein translocase subunit SecY; translated protein: MLKAFVNIFKIESLRKRVLFTLFILIVFRVGTTIPVPGVDYSVLASYYERFGQSSLGILEFFNLFAGGALTNISIFALGVMPYISSLIITQLLVYVIPSLERISKEPDGRRRIMQYARIGTVPLAIIEAWGLNLYFVRGLKSEIFARTGLSLYPETIFFYLSFMITVTAGTMFLMWMGEQITEKGIGNGISLIIMAGIVARIPESVYNVYRQLQGTGTIEITMILVLLLFLGVIVFVVWFEQSIRKIPVSYAKRVVGRKVYGGQSTYIPLKLNPAGVVAIIFASAVMSFPQQIITFFGGTDIPVIRTISTWLSYEGWLYIVLYMLLVIFFSYFYTFIQFNPQELSETLQKNGGFIPGIRAGEPTFRFLNDTINRVLVPGSIIVGLIAVLPNLIYGSLNVPTYIAYLMGGTSLLIMVGVALDTLTQIESQLIVHHYDGFLKKGRIRGRGTRYV
- a CDS encoding tetratricopeptide repeat protein, giving the protein MLKKILLTSLILSISGISFGSYESAYAKYTKGDISGSISEITKDIFSGIKDYRLHLLMVKIYKDHVKDYKQGIEYAIEGIRLFPDKEKEFSLEIGELYHLSGKYDKSEQILLEYNAKYPGDSRCLFLIGKNYFSQGKYYKATVSIESAMAFGGKSIEAYEYLGKSYRKVGKYNKALEILSLVYNQTRKEEILGLIIEISSIIDVDYSSYLNIKRSVSLPQEKKSIPENTSKTTTKRESQLSSPLPLQSNKVSANIGSATSETKFQESDTTSPKNETSVNNNGDQSEESIE
- a CDS encoding histidinol phosphate phosphatase domain-containing protein — encoded protein: MIDLHTHTFFSDGVLSPNELVQRARNHGYKAIAITDHVDISNVEFVVKEIVNFCKSIKNYYSDIIVIPGVEITHVHPDQIDEVAELSKKLGAKLVVVHGETIVEPVEKGTNRKALESKYVDILAHPGLISEEEAKLAVENQKYLEITTRKGHSITNGHVARTCKKHNVRMVINTDTHTPDNLITADFAYKVLIGTGLEPKEAEEVLKNSEDIIKKLF